Genomic window (Bdellovibrionales bacterium):
CACGTAGGTGATCGTCATTACATTTTCAAACAAATGAACTTGAAGAACTCCGGGCATATCAAACAAGGCTTCAACTAACGAAATCCCTTGAGCCTCTGACTTCGAGTTAAAACTCGCCTTACCCTCAACCTTCAGAGGACAATTCACCACAAATTTAAAAGCCGACGGATTAGGCGTAGGCATGGTTCGAATCAACACGTCGTAGTTCAACATTAGAGCAATCCTTCGACTTTCTTAAAAGCCTTTAAAAAGAGTTCAATATCTTGTTCCGAATTATAGGGTGCTAACGAAACTCTGACTGTTCCGGGCACTTCTAACATTTTCATCATAGGCTGGGCACAGAGATGTCCCGCTCGAACCGCAACACCCGAC
Coding sequences:
- a CDS encoding NifU N-terminal domain-containing protein; this encodes MLNYDVLIRTMPTPNPSAFKFVVNCPLKVEGKASFNSKSEAQGISLVEALFDMPGVLQVHLFENVMTITYVDGADVDKLNQDATAILQTRLAIHDPKFLLPGEQQIKKSRENLTPEM